CAGCCCTGTGGAGTGGCGGGCCAGCTTGAGGATGCGGAAGATGCGCATGAGGCGCATGATGCGAAGCACTTGTCCCACCTTGCCCACCCGTCCCACCTTCTCGATATCGTGTTCATGCTGAGAGCCACGACCGCGGGGCTGGTCATCATCAGCAAAGCATTcgagcagcagctgcaggtagAGGGGCAGGATGGCAATGAGGTCTACTGCATTAAGGGCGCTGCTGGCAAAGCGGCGCAGGTCTGGGGTAGAGACCAAGCGCAGCAGGTACTCCAGTGTGAAGAACGCGATGCACAGGGTCTCAATGTGCTCCAAGACAGGCCGGCTCTCCCCACTCTTCCGGTCTACCTGCTGCATCTCCTCCACTGTGTTGAGTGCCAGGGCCACCACAGAGATGAGCACGAAGAAGCTGGAGGCTACTGCCATCACCTTGGCAGTGACAGAGGAGAAGGGCTTCTCCATAAGGTTCCAGAGACGCCAGCGCTGGGGACCATAGTAGCGCATGTGGTGGAAGAGCTGCTCATTCTCCTGAGCCTCTGCCTGGGAGCGCAGCTCGCGCTGGACCTTCAGCTGCTCGCTCAGTTCGTCACGGCGCTCCTCGAAGCAGATGCGGCAACAGCGAGGTGTGTATTTCAGCCGCACACCCCAGTAGCTCAGCTCCTCCAGGAAGCTACGGGGGCACAGCTCGTCCCGCACACGCAGCACCCCCGAGGCGTAGAAGTTGTACACCAGCTGGAAGACGGCCGGGTCCCGGTCAAAAAAATACTCATCTACCTGGGCAGCATAGTCATCACACAGGCCCAGCTGGCAGCCACGGTCAGTGGAGGTAGCCAGGCGGCCCAGGCGGGTCTTGGGATAGATGGCCACTGCCTGGTAGGTGAGGCGGTAGCTTTGGCCGCCGACGTTGATGTTCAGCACGGACGAAGTGGAAGCTGTGGCCGGGGCTCCAGAGGAAAGGGCAGGGGAGCAAGGAATGGATGACGAGGGCTTGTTTTCTCCCTCAAATGTGTCTCCATTTGgccattttctttgttctttctcttcctcttcctcatcttcatcGTCCACATAATAGTTGTAATTCCCCTCAGGTCCCAGGAGCAGTAGAGGCTGGGAGTTCAATGGAGCAGTAGCAGAAAACTCACTCCGCTTGTCTACATGCATGCCTTTGTTATCCTTCCCCTTGTCGGGCTGCGGGAGGACATTTGGtgcttccctctctctgcctttatGTTTTAGGAAAGGAAACTGTCGCTGCATGTTGAACTGCAACATCCTATTTTTCCttactcttttcccttctttgcatTCACCTGATCAAGGAATTAACACAGTCCTTTCCAACACTACAAAGGCTGAcaatcctgttttcttctctctttatcTTGGTAGTATCACGCACAGcagctgttttgcatttttctccctgctaGCCACCACTCCAGTTGTTGTGAAAGCTCTGTGTGGGATATAGACACATGAAGACTGCTGTTGACCATTTTAATCTTGCTGACAGGGAAGATCTGAGTGCTTAGAGAAGGGGATTTAAGGGCTATTATCCTGTTCCAGCCTCATCTCCCTCAGGCTGTGACGTGAATGATTATGGATCCATAAATCTATGAAAAAtcagtaggggaaaaaaacccctaaagtTTTATTGCTAATAAAAACCATACATTTTCCTAATTCAAGTATATATGGattaaaatctcaaaaatgaaaatgtatgaggggcagaggggggaagagggggagagagagagagaacgtTACAGATTTCTTTCATCCACATAAGTATAGTGTgtcttggttttctttaatgaaaataatgaataattgATATGCAGATAGAGGGTAGGAATTCACTACAGTagttcttaaaatgttttccaaaggTGAGCAAATAAAAGTCATCCCTTTTTATTCGCAGTTAGAATACCTCCATCTGGTTAAGGGCTGAGGGAAGTCACAGTCTGTGCCAGAAGCTTTGGCTGTGCTCTGGGAACGCAGGTCTCATGCTCCTCTGGACACAGTGGAAATGAAGGACAGGGGTGTGAAGGGGTTTCCAGCACACCACTTCAAACTCTTCATGAGCTGCTTAGAAACAGAATAAAGCCACTCTTGTTTCTCTTGCAGGGCATGTTTAATAGCATAAATCCTCACTAGGTACCTAGCAGGACAGGAGAGatgctttctctttgttttgatgGAGGTTTCATCCTCACCCCCGGTTGAGCTGGCGCAAGCATCTCCAGTAACAATGAGCATCCTGAAAGCCAGGTTACTTCCCCTTGTCACTGGGAGCACTTCAGCTGAGCTAGAGCTCCTGTAAAGCAGAGGATACACACAATAAAGGGATGGCTCCTTCAGTATGCTCTTAGCCCCTGAGTTACAGCTTCTTAACACCAGGTCATTATTCCACCTGTATCCAGGCTGGTGCAGGAAGGGACAAGGTACTAGAAAATTGCTAGCTTTGGCAATATCCTCACTGGTCTGGAAGGCCTTCCATCTGCAATCCTGTAACCTGCCTTCCACTCGCAGCTCCCTACCCTTTCACACAAGCTGCTGGGACAGTGTATCCCAGAGCCCCTgcagcagtatttttcctttgctgtcctCAAGCTCCTGTTCTTGTGTCATTAACCTCATGGTCTTGCACCTGCAAACCCCAATATTGTTGTTTTGTGGTGTCCCATGTGAAACAATTTCCGTTACCGTGAGAaccaccccttttttttccccttttccctacCCCTCGTTGTAACTTTTATATTTACTAGCTCTTGACAAACAGGAAGACATCATAGCTGAGCATTTTGCAATACTTTTGTTCTCAGGCTGCATCCTAATGGGTGCATCACATTGAATAGTTTCTTCAGGTCACACTGTTTAAGGCCTGGATTATTGGCAATTCATATTTAGCTGAGcttgaaagtgttttgtttcatgaatTTGTCTCCACTGCCCATTCTCTTTCTTGATGCAAAAAAGGCAAGGCCCCGTTAATAGGGATTGTCAGTGCCTAATTACAGATACCAATCTGCTTTGCAGTTTGCTTCGAACATTAAACCATGCTGTAGTGAGTCCTTTGTTAGCAACCTTAACACAAATTAATGTCCAATTTCAaggctgtttctttctcctaaGCAAACTATTcagacataagaaaaaaaaaaatagtctgcaATGCCACCATTTTAGTACGGAAAACTCTTGAATGTTTCTTAATCAAGATTCAGGCTAGACTATAATCATATTCCTCTTGCCAGCCTCCACTatagcatttcattttgctctttgtCAGGCTCCCTGGTCTCACTTCTGAGAAGTATCCAGTAAGGCTTATTGCTCACTACTCAAGAGATCATTTCTCACACCATACTGCAGTAGCAGAAGCTTCTACAGGGTAAACTTCATGACGGTCAGATGCCAATACCTCATGCACCTGGACTAAGATCTTGGACATCACTACTATGCAAAGCAAGAAAGATTGCTAGCTTCGCTTCTGCTCAGACTGATCGCTTTGACCTAGATATTCTTGGGAATGTAGCTCTCAGGCACCTGGTACACTCTGCTCAAACTTGCCTCTAACTGACAAAAtaggtaaaataaaattgctttatttatgTTCTTTACTTTGGGGTGAGACTTCGTTCTGAGCTGCTAGACTCTCAGCCTAgataagaaaatgaagtgaCCAGAGAAGACTTTTTTGTCAGTCAGTGACAAAATAGTCAGTGTGCTACTTATCTTCATAAGTGTCATTAACAAGAATTGCATAACATCTTCTTGTATGAGGAAGAGCAAACTTcaggctgctgaaggagctagttagtaaggtcccctgggaatctgcttttgaaggtatCGGGGTCCATGAACgctggtcactttttaagagctATCTCTTaagagcacaggagcaggcaattccaaagtATTGGAAGTCAAGGAAGTGGGGCAGAAGGCTGGCTTGGCAGAGCAGGGATCTTCTTCTAGAACTTAGgcaaaaacagaaaatgtacgGACATTGGAAGCAAGCACAGGCGACATGGGAGGACAGAGATGCTGCTCaccactgtagggagaaaatttgTGTGGCCGAAGCTTgattagagttcaagctggccGGCACTGtaaaggacaacaaaaagggcttttttaaataagttaacagcaaaaggaggttCAGCGATAACATTGGTCCGTTACTTGATGAGGTCGTAGGGACACGCAGGTCTCACAAATAGGGACGTAGACAAAGCAGAGAAGTATAAcaccttctttgcctctgtcttcaaCACCGATGACGGGCCCTGAGGCCCCcagagccctgtgttggaagaccgTGACTGGGGGCATGATAAACTCGGAGCTGACCTTGAACTTGTTcaagacttgctgctccagctggttgcacataagtctatggggccCAACGGGATTCAccccagggtactgaaagagctggctgaaGTTATTGCGGGACgtctctccattatttttcaatggtcTTGGGCatctggagaggtcccagtcaactggaagctggcaaatgttgtcccagttttcaagaagggtaagaaggaagaccctggtaattacaggcctgtcagtctcacttcagtgcctgctaaaattatggagaaggttattcggagagttactgaaaaacacttgagagacaacaCAGTCATTGGTCATACCCAGCACAGGTTCAtgaggggaaagtcctgcttaaccaacttaatttccttttatgacaaggtcacccatctagttgaccaaggggagccagtagatgtgggattttttttattttagcaaagcttttgatactaCCTCTTCCAGTATCCTGCTGGACAGAATGTCCAGaacacagctagacaagtccataatacatttggtgagcaattggctgacGGGTTGGGCTCAAAGAGTTttagtaaatggggttacatcaggctggtggccagtcaccagtggggctccccagggctcaattttagggccagtgctctttaatgtttttataaattatcTGGATACAGGAATCGAATACATTAAGTATATTTGCCAATGATAGTAAACTAGGAagagctgtggactccctcgagggtagagagACCTTACAGAGAaatctggatagactagagagctgggcaatcaccaaccatatgaaatttaacaaaagCAAGTGCAGGATTCTCCACCAGGGATGGGATAATCCTGGTTATACGTACAAActggaggagaggctggagaggagccctgtggaaagagatctgggggtttgggttaacggcaagttgaatatgagtcaacagtgtgccctggcagccaaaagggccaaccgcatcctggggtgcatcaagcacagcatagccaGCCAGTCGAAGGTGATTGTCCccctctacactgcactggtgcggctccacctcgagtactgtgtgcagtttcgGGCACCTCAATATAAGGATATCAAAATATTAGTGTGTCCAGAGGATggtgaccaagatggtgaaagacctcaagggcaagacttacaaggagtggctgaggtcacttggtttgctcagcttggagaagagaaggccgAAGGGTAACCTCATCACAGTCTACAACTCCCTCAAGGGGGACAGCGGAGGGGGAtgtgctgatctcctctctctggtgaccagtgataggacacgtggaaatggaatgaagctgtgttGGGGAAGTTCAGAATGGGCATTAGGAAAAgattcttcactgagagggtggcgggtcactggaacaggcttcctagggaagtggtcatggcaccaagctTGTCAGAGTTCAAGAAGCCTCTGGACGACGCCGTTAGTCATATAGTTTAGTTTCAGGgagtcctgcaaggagcagggagttggactcgacAATCCTTATggatcccttccaacttgagatttctatgattctgtgattctatgggTAGAAGAAGAAACGTGAAAACCTGGCAGTCAGTAACAGTGGAGAATGCTGTCCAATCAACCAGATATAGTGCTGTAGATACCGACTTCCTGAGAACAGTATTTTCACAAGAGAAAACTATAATTGAAATGGAAGAGGGTCATGAGAAGATGAGTCTTTGCAAGTCTTCATCTTAAGGAGTGCTGACTTTTCCCAGGATAGGGGACTGTATAACTGCAATGTTTTTTCGCTGAGCAAATCAGCTTCAGAGTTGAGTATTCTTGCTttgtctttgttaaaaaaaaagagaaatttttaactaaaattacCTTAAAGAATTTATATGGCTCTGTAAGGCCTCAGTGGATTATTTCCTACCTCACTAGAGGAACTGTTCATAGATTAGTAGTTTTTTAAGGTCGGGAAAGGCCTGTAAGATCATCTATTCTGACCTACTTGAACAATGATCCTAGAATTTCACTCAGTAATTCTGCCATTGTGCTAAAAAGTGTAGCTCAAACTACTTTAACATGTTGGAGACTTGAAATAACATGCTCAGCTATCTGTAGGGAGTTGCACTGAAAAATTACATGGGGGTTTGTTTCAAAGGTTGCAGCCAGGCTCTTTCATTAACCTTCAGTGACCTCTCAAGGTATGTTGACAATGTGGAAAATACTGCTAATGGTGATTATTAATAACATAATAATTATTGATGTCCTGTTTATCATATTAGGGCACTCAAAAAACATTATAGGGCTGAAGGTAGACTGACTGGTTGCAGTGTCTGCTAAAACTGTGAGGGTCACTCAGGGAGTAGGAGAATTAGGATTCTGTTCTGTCTGCCTCTCCACACACCAGTTCTTTATAAAGACTGattgtcaaaaaaaaacccaaacaaaacccccctgAGCTAGAACTTTGCCAAAATACCAGATCTGCTCAGAGCTGAAAAAACCTTCACTCTACCCTTCATCTCCACCCAGCTCCATTAGTTAGACTCAAATGCAAGCAGCAGTGAGCAAGAGGATCCTTCCTGCTCTGTGATTTCAGGCATCTTTGCACCCTACCACCCTGGCAGACTTTCTCAGCCCTCAGAgtgccatgctgctgctgaacaaaTGCTTCCCTGCTTGTTGCtttctctatttctgttttttttccacttgccAACTCTGCTACTGCAGCCACCCAGAGGGTGCTTAGACAGGGCAGACTGAGTGGGAAGAGAGGACGATTGAGGGGTGGACTAATCAGTGTCACCCAGCCACTCACGTCTCTTCCTGCTCACAGGTTACAGTGGAGCTCATGTGCCTGTGCAATCCCCTGCCTCCACACATCAGTGTTGCCTGCACCTACAAGGAAAGAGAACACAGAGAGAGAACCAGCTCCAGACGTaggcagagggacaggctgcAAAACCTGACTGGGGTTAAGTTGGCAGCTTGGTACCTGAGCAGTTAGGCTGTGTCAACCAAGGCAACAGCAGTGATGTATGTCCAAGGGGTGTACCTGATGGCTGCAGCAATGTACATGAGCCCAGGGACCTAGGACAAGCTACGTGAGCTACCATCGCTGACTGTGTATCAATGTATCCTTGTCAGTATCTCTTTCCACCTATGCCACTCCATGCtatctcttccctttcccagtgAACTTCTGCTGATGGTTGCaaattgcagctttttaaacagataaacCCACAATGTTTACTGTAGCTGGTCCCTAGATGCTTTTGCAGGGAAATATCCCTGTCATGATGTCACCTAAAAGCATACTCAGGCAGAATTACCTGCAAGGAGCACAGCAGGAGCTAGTCAGCCAAAGTCCAGAGCAACTTACCCCAGCTGTTAAACCTGCATCATGTGAGGTGCATTGGCATCTATGTATGTACCAGCTCTTACTAGGCACTAGGCACATTCAAGGTATGATTCTGACTACACAGCTGAAAACACTCTGAATTCTGCCCTAAACTGCACGTTTGAAGCTATCAGAAGACTACAAGGAGTATTTTTATACAGATGGTGTTAAAGAATAGCAGAATAAAATGCTATTCTTTTGATAAATATGAAAGGATTATAACTAGCAGGGGGTAGGAAGAGCGCAAATCTCTGGGCAGCAACAATAAATGATATTGTAATGGATTGATGCCTGTTCTATTAAATCTTGAGCCCAACCGTGTGTTGTTTGAGGGCTATGGTTTGGCTACGATACTGAAATGAACTGTGAGAGGGAAAGCCAGAAAATATTGATTCACTATTTTGAAGAAGCCACGCTGTAACAAGAGATGAAGTGAGGCGTAGGAGACGTGGAGGATcagacagagaaagcaagccccatttttccctgtgttttgaCTCTATGTGCAATCCAAGGAGTTTAGCCCGTGCAGTCCCTGAGAGATAAAAAGAGACCAAGATCCACGATCCTGGATTGTTTTGTCTTAATTTGGATCTGCTTCAGGCAACTGCTATACAGCAGCCACtacatgaaagaagaaagaggagggtCTTCAGAAGATGACATGCACATGCAAGCTAGCTTTTCTCTGGAATCCCAGCAAGAGGCAAGCCAGTCTTTGCGTAGGCATGGATAGCAGTAAGAGAGCAGCGCTAGTAATCTATGCAGGCAATGGGTCACCTCACACACGTATATAGACACCGACACAATGAGGGGAGAGATACCATAGTGAATCAAAGGCTGCCAGTGACAGGATATATGGGCATAAAACACTCTTAcacttaggaaaagaaaacaggcattGCCTCTCTGCATACCAGGTATCTCCCAACCCGTGCAAGAGCTAGCTAGTCCCACAGTGGGCAGGAAGGAGCTAATATGGAAAACAGGGTAGCATAAACATTAGATAGGATTAAACCATACTGCAGAGAGGGTCCCCAAATAGTCTTGGGTGTACTTTTTATGATCTGAATGCACATGAGCCTGAGGGTGCAGACACGGCCAAAGTTACCAAGGTATATGAGATCAATAGGCACCAGCTGAGCCATGGAGACTGTACGCAAGCTCTGAAcccacagcaaatgcaaaataatgcaaCTTTCACTTAGCCCTCTTGCATTGCAAGCTGAAGTAAATTCAATGCCTTGTGTTTGCTACATGCTATGGGTACGGACAAAGAGACCACAGCTCTGCTTACGTGGAATGACTTGCTAAACTGTGGGGATCTGCCCATGAGCCTGAGTCTTAACATGCTCAACAGTGATACCTGTGATGTTCAGCAGGCTACATATCCAGAAATAGCTATGTGCCTGGTGGTTTATGAGAGTAGACAAACTGTGGGGAAATAGATATATCTAGCATGTGCTTCAGCAAGTCAATGCAAACAGTCAGTAGCAAACatgcatatgaaaaaaagacacacaaaaaaagaacagtacCATATTCCTCTAGCTTACCCTTTTTACAGGTGGGATGCTGAAGAACTAAGTGATTTAACctggaaacaagcagcagaagaatcaaccagtattttctgtgttgcatATTGCTGGGCTTTCCACTGGGCCTTGCTTACTGTATGCAGTGGCTCATTCACAAACATTAGCAGCTCTTCAGACACAGGCAGCTGGTCCCAGCCATGCAGTGAATacaaacaaacattaaaaagcacacaacagcagcagcaagaacaaaTTTTACTTAATGAGTGGGAATGAATATCAGCTGTATGTAGAGAAGCTGGAAATACGCTGGAAGCATAggtcaaaccatgacagtaACACAAGTCTAAGGGTGTGGGAGGGGTGGCCTGTGCAATTGACAGGCTTTATGTTTTCTGAGCATTACACTTTTATGGGAATAAGCACTTTTCTTGCTGACAGAGTTCAGCTGCCAGTTTTGCTTTGAGAATTTGTTTTGTACTGCTAAAAGAGAGAAAGTATGGACACACATACAAAGTGTTTGcacttcctctctctcccaggAATTTactcttgtgggttttttcttgttttgctgttttcttatgTATGAGAAAGGCACTTTTGACTGGCAGCAtacactgcttttctttttttaatgtggaagGACCCTGCACAAACAATAGTGCCACTACACCTAGCAAAGACCATCTAAACCTCAATAGTGATAAAGTCAGAAAGTGGAAGCCATAGATGAAAGTCTGTCGTGAGGAACAGCAGTCCCTCGGTTCACACAGCCATTCCTGGCCTGCTGAACAGCATGGCATGCATTCCCTTTTCAGACTTCAGCATCCCGCGGTGGGCTGGACACCCACCTGTCCCATGAAACACAAAGAGCCTCCTGAGTCTGTAAGCTGCATCATCCTGGTACTGTTCCAGTCAACacttcctcccttttccctgtTTGAATTCCATCCCTAGCAAGAACCAGCCACCCAGGTCACAAATCTCAACCTGACATAGTTTATGATGATCCATATGTCAggatcctgaaaaaaaaaaaaaaaaaaaaaagacaaaataaagagGTACATTCAACCTTGGATTCCTTTTGGTGGTATAATGGTGAGTTGTGTTGGACTGAGTCACACGGCGATCTGATAGAGGCCATGGCCTCTGGGTAGGCATTCCTCATGATTTATGCATTCTGTCACACACCGTGCTGAGAACTGCTGATTCTTTACGTAGACGTT
The nucleotide sequence above comes from Gymnogyps californianus isolate 813 chromosome Z, ASM1813914v2, whole genome shotgun sequence. Encoded proteins:
- the KCNV2 gene encoding potassium voltage-gated channel subfamily V member 2 translates to MLQFNMQRQFPFLKHKGREREAPNVLPQPDKGKDNKGMHVDKRSEFSATAPLNSQPLLLLGPEGNYNYYVDDEDEEEEEKEQRKWPNGDTFEGENKPSSSIPCSPALSSGAPATASTSSVLNINVGGQSYRLTYQAVAIYPKTRLGRLATSTDRGCQLGLCDDYAAQVDEYFFDRDPAVFQLVYNFYASGVLRVRDELCPRSFLEELSYWGVRLKYTPRCCRICFEERRDELSEQLKVQRELRSQAEAQENEQLFHHMRYYGPQRWRLWNLMEKPFSSVTAKVMAVASSFFVLISVVALALNTVEEMQQVDRKSGESRPVLEHIETLCIAFFTLEYLLRLVSTPDLRRFASSALNAVDLIAILPLYLQLLLECFADDDQPRGRGSQHEHDIEKVGRVGKVGQVLRIMRLMRIFRILKLARHSTGLRAFGFTLRQCYQQVGCLLLFIAMGIFAFSAMVYTVEHDVSSTNFTSIPHAWWWAAVSISTVGYGDMCPETHLGRLFAFLCIAFGIILNGMPISILYNKFSDYYSKLKAYEYTALKKERGKVDFTRRAMKKISECCGEGATHPLSQH